The following coding sequences are from one Shewanella eurypsychrophilus window:
- a CDS encoding P-II family nitrogen regulator — MKKVEAIIKPFKLDDVRESLAEIGITGMTVLEVKGFGRQKGHTELYRGAEYMVDFLPKVKIELVIQDELLDQAIEVIVDTARTGKIGDGKIFVTEIERVIRIRTGEENEEAV, encoded by the coding sequence ATGAAAAAGGTCGAGGCTATAATTAAGCCATTTAAGTTGGATGATGTTCGTGAGTCTCTCGCTGAGATAGGCATTACCGGCATGACCGTTCTCGAAGTCAAAGGCTTTGGTCGACAAAAAGGCCATACTGAACTTTATCGTGGTGCTGAGTACATGGTGGACTTTTTACCTAAAGTAAAAATTGAACTCGTGATACAAGATGAGCTGCTAGATCAAGCGATCGAGGTGATTGTTGATACTGCGCGTACGGGTAAAATTGGCGATGGAAAGATTTTTGTCACTGAAATTGAGCGGGTTATACGGATCCGTACGGGTGAAGAAAACGAAGAAGCTGTGTAA